A genomic segment from Streptosporangium roseum DSM 43021 encodes:
- a CDS encoding helix-turn-helix domain-containing protein gives MEEKHGMGEIAPLSPARRQPPTVRLRRLAAELRRLRQEAGLSQAEVTEKTDVNLATLHRIETAKTKPQLRTLNALLDAYGVTGSRRTDLVALQREAKQRGWLHGFEADLPGPYSAYIGLEAEARQAINYESLFIPGLLQTEDYTRAMFRGVRPTITDKEVEIRITARLRRQALLEGDTPLRLWAILDQAALARTVGSDAVMSDQLTHLARQAQRPHITVQVIPFSAGAHPGMPGSFIVLKFDEDGPDVIHIDSMAGGLFLEKETDIQHYNHMCEHLRAIALSPADTAALITSLREDH, from the coding sequence ATGGAGGAGAAACACGGAATGGGCGAAATCGCACCCCTATCGCCGGCCAGACGTCAGCCACCCACGGTGCGCCTACGCCGTCTGGCAGCCGAACTGCGCCGCCTCCGTCAAGAGGCCGGCCTGTCCCAGGCCGAGGTGACCGAGAAGACCGACGTCAACCTCGCCACACTCCATCGGATCGAGACGGCCAAGACCAAGCCGCAGCTCCGGACACTCAATGCCCTGCTCGACGCCTACGGCGTCACCGGCAGCCGCCGCACCGACCTGGTAGCGCTGCAGAGGGAAGCCAAGCAGCGTGGATGGCTGCACGGCTTCGAAGCAGACCTCCCCGGTCCGTACAGCGCCTATATCGGCCTGGAGGCCGAGGCACGCCAGGCCATCAACTACGAGTCGCTGTTCATCCCAGGCCTGCTGCAGACCGAGGACTACACGCGGGCGATGTTTCGCGGCGTACGGCCGACCATCACCGACAAAGAAGTCGAGATACGCATCACCGCCCGACTGCGGCGGCAGGCCCTCCTGGAAGGCGACACGCCTCTACGACTGTGGGCGATTCTGGATCAGGCGGCACTGGCACGGACAGTCGGCAGCGATGCCGTCATGAGCGATCAGCTCACCCATCTCGCCCGCCAGGCACAGCGCCCACACATCACGGTCCAGGTCATCCCGTTCTCCGCCGGAGCCCACCCGGGCATGCCGGGCAGCTTCATCGTCTTGAAGTTCGACGAGGACGGCCCCGACGTGATTCATATTGACAGCATGGCCGGTGGTCTGTTTCTTGAGAAAGAGACGGATATCCAGCACTACAACCACATGTGTGAGCATCTTCGCGCGATAGCGCTCAGCCCTGCCGACACGGCCGCGCTCATCACATCCCTACGCGAAGATCACTAG
- a CDS encoding helicase-related protein, with protein sequence MSYTVGSLVSARGREWVVQPGSGDEFLLARPLNGDTDFEACLFADEVTDATFPSPRPEEVGDSVAAGLLRTALRIGFTSGAGPFRSLASIAVDPRQYQLVPLLLALRMETVRLLIGDDVGIGKTIESGLIAKELLERGEASGLTVLCSPALAEQWRDELRDKFAIDATLVLRSTATRLERELRLDETIFDRHRHTVVSTDFIKADRRYQQFVRTCPDLVIVDEAHTCVSAGSSSRQSQLRYRLLQEIAADARRHLILVTATPHSGKENAFRDLIALLDPALATVDLESAKGREHLARYFVQRRRRDIRKFLREDSPYHQETPFPQDRHVRDVSYALTGEYGKLARQVLDYARETVRKPGTGLSRRVSWWSALALLRSVASSPRAAAATLTTRSATVPAETAQEADELGRSSVLDLTDEEGLEGIDAAAGGLTGGDGETSPDSERLKRLARAFAKIEGPKDDAKLTALIDEVKSLLLDGYDPIVFCRFIPTAEYVAEHLAKALGKKAHVRHVTGQLPPEARLAAIEELGAEPGRHVLVATDCLSEGVNLQEHFQAVVHYDLAWNPTRHEQREGRVDRFGQRKQTVRAVTMYGLDNGIDGVVLDVLIRKHRTIAKQTGVAVPVPSGGDDVIKALVEGLLMRGDDSQDQLDLDLGVTKTRDQIHRSWESAADRESKALTKYAHSGVKLDEVEREVAEIRAALGSPADIAGFTREALSGFGAIIDNRVEGFAADTRQLPISVRHALGLSFNGKAPELDFHPDIPAPPGSHALVRTDPLVRHLARTTLDSALDAEGPARRFGVTRTDAVTTRTTVLLVRYRFHVTLPGRTGTRTLIAEDAQVLAYRTGADGREWLGDAEVSDVLTSRPENTLRQLVERAAQRAAEEIPALDHDLRTRGEALAAKLAESHQRVRGAIGAGVRGLKVTANREADVLGVYVYLPAGGAR encoded by the coding sequence ATGAGCTACACCGTCGGCTCCCTGGTGTCCGCCCGAGGCCGTGAATGGGTCGTCCAGCCCGGCAGCGGGGATGAGTTCCTTCTCGCCCGCCCGCTCAACGGCGACACCGACTTCGAGGCCTGCCTGTTCGCCGACGAGGTCACCGACGCGACTTTCCCGTCGCCCCGGCCCGAAGAGGTCGGCGACAGCGTCGCCGCCGGACTGCTCCGTACGGCGCTGCGCATCGGGTTCACCTCGGGAGCCGGCCCGTTCCGCTCCCTGGCGTCGATCGCCGTCGATCCGCGTCAGTACCAGCTCGTCCCGCTGCTGCTCGCGCTGCGCATGGAGACCGTACGGCTGCTCATCGGCGACGACGTCGGCATCGGCAAGACCATCGAGTCCGGGCTGATCGCCAAGGAGCTTCTGGAGCGGGGCGAGGCGTCCGGCCTGACCGTGCTCTGCTCCCCGGCCCTGGCCGAGCAGTGGCGCGACGAGCTGCGCGACAAGTTCGCCATCGACGCGACACTGGTACTGCGGTCCACCGCCACCCGTCTGGAGCGCGAGCTCCGTCTCGATGAGACGATCTTCGATCGGCACAGACACACGGTGGTCTCGACCGACTTCATCAAGGCCGACCGCCGCTACCAGCAGTTCGTCCGCACCTGCCCGGACCTGGTCATCGTCGACGAGGCACACACCTGTGTGTCGGCGGGCTCTTCCAGCAGACAGAGCCAGCTCCGCTACCGGCTGCTGCAGGAGATCGCCGCCGATGCGCGGCGACACCTCATCCTGGTCACCGCGACCCCGCACAGCGGCAAGGAGAACGCCTTCCGCGACCTCATCGCCCTGCTCGACCCCGCCCTGGCCACCGTGGACCTGGAGAGCGCGAAGGGCCGCGAGCACCTGGCCAGATACTTCGTCCAGCGCCGCCGCCGCGACATCCGCAAGTTCCTCAGGGAGGACTCTCCGTACCACCAGGAGACGCCCTTCCCGCAGGACCGTCACGTCCGCGACGTCTCCTACGCGCTCACCGGCGAGTACGGCAAGCTCGCCCGCCAGGTCCTCGACTACGCCCGCGAGACGGTCCGCAAGCCGGGCACCGGCCTGAGCCGGCGCGTGTCCTGGTGGTCGGCTCTGGCGCTGCTGCGCTCGGTCGCCTCGTCACCGAGGGCCGCCGCCGCGACGCTCACCACCCGCTCGGCGACCGTCCCCGCGGAGACCGCCCAGGAGGCCGACGAGCTCGGACGCTCCAGCGTCCTCGACCTCACCGACGAGGAGGGGCTGGAGGGCATCGACGCGGCGGCCGGAGGCCTTACTGGCGGGGACGGCGAGACCTCGCCGGACAGCGAGCGATTGAAGCGGCTCGCCCGAGCCTTCGCCAAGATCGAAGGGCCGAAGGACGACGCCAAGCTGACGGCGCTCATCGACGAGGTCAAGTCGCTGCTGCTCGACGGCTACGACCCGATCGTCTTCTGCCGGTTCATCCCCACCGCCGAGTACGTCGCCGAGCACCTGGCCAAGGCCCTCGGCAAGAAGGCCCACGTCCGCCACGTCACGGGGCAGCTCCCGCCGGAGGCGCGGCTGGCGGCCATCGAGGAGCTCGGCGCGGAACCGGGACGGCACGTCCTGGTCGCCACCGACTGCCTGTCCGAGGGCGTCAACCTGCAGGAGCACTTCCAGGCCGTTGTCCACTACGACCTGGCGTGGAACCCGACCCGCCACGAGCAGCGGGAAGGTCGCGTCGACCGGTTCGGCCAGCGCAAGCAGACCGTCCGCGCGGTCACCATGTACGGCCTGGACAACGGCATCGACGGTGTCGTGCTCGACGTGCTGATCCGCAAGCACCGCACGATCGCCAAGCAGACCGGCGTCGCCGTACCCGTCCCCAGCGGCGGAGACGACGTCATCAAGGCGCTCGTCGAGGGCCTGCTGATGCGCGGCGACGACAGCCAGGACCAGCTCGACCTGGACCTCGGTGTCACCAAGACCCGCGACCAGATCCACCGGTCATGGGAGAGCGCCGCCGACCGCGAGTCCAAGGCCCTCACGAAGTACGCCCACTCCGGCGTCAAGCTCGACGAGGTCGAACGGGAGGTCGCCGAGATCCGCGCCGCGCTGGGCAGCCCCGCCGACATCGCCGGGTTCACCCGCGAGGCGCTGTCCGGCTTCGGCGCGATCATCGACAACCGGGTCGAGGGCTTCGCCGCCGACACCAGGCAACTGCCGATCTCCGTACGGCACGCCCTCGGTCTCAGCTTCAACGGCAAGGCCCCGGAGCTGGACTTCCATCCCGACATCCCGGCGCCACCGGGCAGCCACGCCCTGGTGCGGACCGACCCCCTGGTCCGCCATCTCGCCCGGACGACCCTGGACTCCGCCCTCGACGCCGAGGGCCCGGCCAGGCGCTTCGGCGTCACCCGCACCGACGCCGTCACGACCCGCACGACCGTGCTCCTGGTCCGCTACCGCTTCCACGTGACACTGCCCGGCCGCACCGGGACGCGCACGCTCATCGCCGAGGACGCCCAGGTGCTCGCCTACCGGACCGGTGCGGACGGGCGCGAATGGCTCGGCGACGCCGAAGTGTCGGACGTGCTGACCTCCCGCCCGGAGAACACCCTGCGCCAGCTGGTCGAGCGCGCCGCCCAGCGCGCCGCCGAGGAGATCCCCGCCCTCGATCACGACCTGCGCACCCGGGGCGAGGCCCTCGCCGCCAAGCTCGCCGAATCCCACCAGCGCGTCCGCGGCGCCATCGGCGCGGGAGTGAGAGGACTCAAGGTGACCGCCAACCGCGAAGCCGACGTGCTCGGCGTCTACGTCTACCTCCCGGCCGGCGGTGCCCGATGA
- a CDS encoding HNH endonuclease signature motif containing protein: MTLIFIDGDGLADLTSYLPSEQPAELATRAALSAEGLRISYEEPAAWLTQPCEGRNGYLHLPLYRREEAVPVELKRQEMDYIFMRDEAEVWAEEVLGLSSTAIVAVKASDCCGRAIDIAITTSNSKVLFDEQLECPCRDTAGNYFADLAEELFDLVLWANSARHRAVLVGWGMAGVLALTTEIRLLAEHPNRRFRQWGQFGGGIEWEDAQTWDAHRRGNWEGDDCRRVALAEPRALDECHAVLDRVRRMANSDQTEGFQFDLLIGDPVVETDSPILLPVRLGRENFRQRSDWAEYRYLCEQAEEHEKYGFVQRLRGDLPHRRARSTPAKRAVLLRCKGACENPDCENPGRPSDTSVGGGPILDVDHIDDHAKGGRDYPELMIALCPNCHAVKTRGRSRDVLRERLREVARERHLAWQSN; encoded by the coding sequence GTGACGCTCATTTTTATCGACGGGGATGGGCTGGCGGATCTGACCTCCTATCTACCCAGCGAACAACCGGCGGAACTGGCAACGCGTGCTGCGCTGAGCGCCGAGGGACTCAGGATCTCCTATGAGGAGCCGGCGGCTTGGCTGACGCAGCCATGTGAAGGACGAAACGGCTATCTGCACCTGCCCCTCTACCGCCGTGAAGAGGCTGTACCCGTCGAGCTCAAGCGACAGGAGATGGACTACATCTTCATGCGTGACGAGGCGGAGGTCTGGGCGGAAGAGGTGTTGGGCCTCAGCTCGACGGCTATCGTCGCAGTGAAGGCCTCCGATTGTTGCGGCCGCGCCATCGATATCGCCATTACGACAAGCAACAGCAAAGTGCTTTTCGATGAGCAGTTGGAGTGTCCATGCCGGGATACTGCAGGTAACTACTTTGCAGATCTTGCCGAAGAGCTCTTCGACTTAGTGCTTTGGGCCAATAGCGCACGTCATCGAGCTGTTCTTGTGGGCTGGGGTATGGCGGGTGTACTCGCGCTCACTACGGAGATCCGCCTCCTTGCAGAGCATCCGAACCGCCGGTTCCGACAGTGGGGACAGTTCGGGGGTGGGATTGAGTGGGAGGACGCGCAGACTTGGGATGCACACCGGCGCGGTAATTGGGAGGGCGACGATTGCCGCAGAGTTGCACTGGCCGAGCCACGGGCCTTGGACGAATGCCATGCCGTACTCGATCGGGTCCGGCGGATGGCGAATTCAGACCAAACCGAAGGATTTCAGTTTGATCTATTGATTGGTGACCCCGTTGTCGAGACCGACTCCCCTATTCTCCTGCCTGTCAGGCTCGGGCGGGAGAATTTTCGGCAGCGCAGCGACTGGGCTGAGTACAGGTACCTTTGCGAGCAGGCAGAGGAGCACGAGAAGTACGGCTTCGTTCAGCGGTTGCGTGGAGATCTGCCGCACCGTCGCGCCCGCAGCACGCCTGCCAAGCGGGCCGTTCTATTGCGTTGCAAGGGAGCGTGTGAGAACCCGGATTGTGAGAATCCCGGACGCCCCTCGGACACCTCGGTCGGCGGCGGTCCGATCCTGGACGTTGATCACATCGATGACCACGCCAAGGGCGGCCGAGATTATCCGGAGTTAATGATCGCGCTCTGCCCCAATTGCCATGCAGTCAAGACACGAGGGCGGAGCCGAGATGTTCTCCGAGAGAGGCTGAGGGAGGTTGCCCGTGAGCGTCACCTTGCCTGGCAGTCAAACTGA
- a CDS encoding ATP-binding protein translates to MTDVTTGKHHLELSVFPTSPYYARVHVQRVLEGWRRDDLIETAQLVVSELVSNAIKAHVSSPAVTEAAAHASPDHIWMDLYPVETAVVLRVWDVCRTPPLLRTPDLDDEGGRGLCLVDLLARNWGYYRPATGGKIVWCTLAAPPVVPEERAG, encoded by the coding sequence ATGACCGACGTCACCACCGGAAAGCACCACCTGGAGCTCTCCGTCTTCCCGACCTCGCCCTACTACGCCCGCGTGCACGTCCAGCGCGTACTGGAGGGCTGGCGGCGGGACGACCTGATCGAGACGGCCCAGCTCGTCGTCTCCGAGCTGGTATCCAACGCGATCAAGGCGCACGTCTCGTCTCCCGCCGTTACGGAGGCGGCGGCGCACGCGAGTCCGGACCACATCTGGATGGACCTGTACCCGGTCGAGACGGCGGTCGTGCTGCGCGTCTGGGACGTCTGCCGTACCCCACCCCTCCTCAGAACCCCCGACCTGGACGACGAGGGCGGACGCGGCCTCTGCCTCGTCGACCTGCTCGCGAGGAACTGGGGCTACTACCGGCCGGCGACGGGCGGAAAGATCGTGTGGTGCACCCTGGCGGCCCCACCAGTGGTTCCTGAGGAGCGGGCCGGGTGA
- a CDS encoding Eco57I restriction-modification methylase domain-containing protein: MRGTSYLAVEVAGGLIPQDVLSRIGAADRELPGIRPEDYHLAASERLGDAASRRWDYLLGAYRAFRERVDGLPDGDPATTPTRERWLQVLLSELGFGHVPYIRGGLKAGDKEFPVSHLWHNVPMHLLGWNTRLDRATPGRAETKRAPQSMLQEFLNLSDDHLWGVLSNGRQLRILRDSTALVGSAYVEFDLEAIFDGELYSEFVLLYTLLHASRFELISGDDSTPTCADCWLEKWRAFAAETGLRARDQLRDGVQKALEALGTGFLVANPGLRDQLVSGALKREDFHHELLRLAYQLIFLFVAEDRGALLTPDAAQDARDRYATYFSTRRLRSLAARRAGDRHTDLWKTTARVIRALGDDDGLPMLGLPGLGGLFFRTAGTLAELTDTPVPDQFLVCDLPNEALLTAVRHMSTVRGKDGRPRDVDFQHLGAEELGSVYESLLELVPHPDLAVPTFELKTVAGNDRKTTGSYYTPSSLIESLLDTALDPVIDEHAKSGVADDLLKITVCDPACGSGHFLVAAARRIAKRYAAMVTGEAEPVPSAVQKAMHKVVGTCIYGVDIQPLAAELAKFSLWMESLEPGKPLAFLDAHIKVGNSLLGTTPRLLDDGIPDEAFKAIEGDDRKIVASLKKDNARQRRNQGMLFTETGTRLGNKELAGEVQALAAVPVSTVADVREQERRFREFERSDALTHARLVADAWCAAFVWRKHADAPPAITTDTVRRLQEGGGLPSAVALELDRLVERYRFFHWHLEFPDVFDAEAGAGSDANAATGWRGGFTCVLGNPPWERVKLQEKEFFAARHEGIANAKNAAARKKAIAALATSAEETDRWLFAEFAGELRSADGWTHLLRESGRYPLTGRGDINTYAVFAETGRTLLAPSGRVGMVLPTGIATDATTQFFFKDMVTTKTLASLYDFENEDKLFAHVHHSFRFCLWTGSGPQAPRRRIDLAFRLRQVAHLDERSFTLTPEDITLLNPNTGTCPVFDFKRNAEITLGIYRRVPVLWRENPKSNPWELSFMAMLHMANDSGLFRPSAEERETLEGMLAAGWQLDGNHLVKGDERLLPLFEAKMLHHFDDRFGTYEGQTQAQANVGTLPRPAPVQKGDPAYVVQPRYWVAEKEVQERLCPGNVVEGDRRFRKWDKGWLLGWRDICRSSDERTLIDSVFPRTATPDTTLLMLPNRGSAACLSGNLSSFILDYVVRQKSSGTHLKYFTVRQLPILSPEAYGEDCLWGPGERLHLWVRARVLELSYTSYGLEAFARDNGDKGAPYRWDEERRFWLRAELDAAYFHLYGVVREDVDYIMDTFRAFRNKSPDLFERTKKAILEIYDAMQDAIDGRKPYQTPLDPPPGHGPRHPERRA, translated from the coding sequence ATGAGAGGCACCTCCTACCTGGCGGTCGAGGTCGCGGGCGGCCTGATCCCGCAGGACGTGCTGTCCCGGATCGGCGCCGCCGACCGCGAGCTGCCCGGCATCCGTCCCGAGGACTATCACCTTGCCGCCTCCGAACGGCTGGGCGACGCGGCGAGCCGTAGATGGGACTACCTGCTCGGCGCCTACCGCGCGTTCCGCGAGCGCGTGGACGGGCTGCCGGACGGCGACCCCGCCACGACGCCGACCCGAGAACGCTGGCTGCAGGTGCTCCTGAGCGAGCTGGGCTTCGGGCACGTGCCGTACATCCGTGGCGGATTGAAAGCGGGGGACAAGGAGTTCCCCGTCTCCCACCTGTGGCACAACGTGCCCATGCACCTGCTCGGCTGGAACACCAGGCTGGACAGGGCCACACCCGGCCGCGCCGAGACCAAGCGGGCACCGCAGTCGATGCTGCAGGAGTTTCTCAACCTCTCCGACGACCACCTGTGGGGCGTGCTCTCCAACGGCCGGCAGCTCCGCATCCTGCGCGACTCCACCGCCCTGGTCGGCTCGGCGTATGTCGAGTTCGACCTCGAAGCCATCTTCGACGGCGAGCTCTACTCGGAGTTCGTGCTGCTCTACACGCTGCTGCACGCCTCCCGCTTCGAGCTCATCTCCGGTGACGACTCGACGCCCACGTGCGCCGACTGCTGGCTGGAGAAATGGCGCGCCTTCGCCGCCGAGACCGGCCTGCGGGCCCGCGACCAGCTCCGCGACGGCGTGCAGAAGGCCCTCGAAGCGCTCGGCACCGGCTTCCTCGTCGCGAACCCGGGGCTGCGCGACCAGCTCGTCTCCGGCGCCCTCAAGCGGGAGGACTTCCATCACGAGCTGCTCCGCCTGGCCTACCAGCTGATCTTCCTCTTCGTCGCCGAGGACCGCGGCGCCCTGCTCACCCCGGACGCGGCGCAGGACGCCAGGGACCGCTACGCCACCTACTTCTCCACCCGGCGCCTGCGTAGCCTTGCCGCCCGCCGCGCCGGAGACCGCCACACCGACCTGTGGAAGACCACCGCCAGGGTCATCAGGGCCCTCGGAGACGACGACGGCCTGCCCATGCTCGGCCTGCCCGGCCTCGGCGGTCTGTTCTTCCGTACGGCGGGCACCCTGGCGGAGCTGACCGACACGCCCGTGCCCGACCAGTTCCTCGTCTGCGACCTGCCCAACGAGGCGCTGCTCACCGCCGTCCGCCACATGTCCACCGTGCGCGGCAAGGACGGCCGGCCGCGCGACGTGGACTTCCAGCACCTGGGAGCCGAGGAGCTGGGCAGCGTCTACGAGTCGCTGCTGGAGCTGGTCCCGCACCCGGATCTCGCGGTGCCGACGTTCGAGCTGAAGACCGTGGCGGGCAACGACCGCAAGACCACCGGGTCCTACTACACGCCCTCGTCACTGATCGAGTCGCTGCTCGACACCGCGCTCGACCCGGTCATCGACGAGCACGCGAAGTCCGGTGTCGCCGATGACCTGTTGAAGATCACCGTCTGCGACCCGGCCTGCGGCTCCGGTCACTTCCTCGTCGCCGCCGCCCGGCGCATCGCCAAGCGGTATGCCGCGATGGTCACCGGCGAGGCCGAGCCGGTGCCGTCGGCGGTCCAGAAGGCGATGCACAAGGTCGTCGGGACGTGCATCTACGGCGTGGACATCCAGCCGCTCGCCGCCGAGCTGGCCAAGTTCTCCCTCTGGATGGAGTCCCTGGAGCCGGGCAAGCCGCTCGCCTTCCTCGACGCCCACATCAAGGTGGGCAACTCTCTGCTGGGCACCACGCCCAGGCTGCTGGACGACGGCATCCCGGATGAGGCGTTCAAGGCCATCGAGGGAGACGACAGGAAGATCGTCGCGTCGTTGAAGAAGGACAACGCCAGGCAGCGCCGCAACCAGGGCATGCTCTTCACGGAGACGGGCACTCGTCTCGGCAACAAGGAACTCGCCGGAGAGGTTCAGGCCCTGGCCGCCGTCCCGGTGTCGACCGTGGCCGACGTCCGGGAGCAGGAACGGAGGTTCCGCGAGTTCGAGCGGTCCGACGCGCTGACCCACGCCCGCCTGGTCGCCGACGCCTGGTGCGCGGCATTCGTCTGGCGCAAGCACGCCGACGCCCCGCCCGCCATCACGACCGACACCGTACGGCGGCTGCAGGAGGGAGGCGGCCTTCCCTCGGCTGTGGCCCTGGAGCTCGACCGGCTCGTGGAGCGATACCGCTTCTTCCACTGGCATCTGGAGTTTCCCGACGTCTTCGACGCCGAAGCCGGGGCCGGCTCCGACGCCAACGCGGCGACCGGCTGGAGGGGTGGTTTCACCTGCGTGCTCGGCAACCCACCGTGGGAGCGGGTCAAGCTTCAGGAGAAGGAGTTCTTCGCCGCCAGACACGAGGGCATCGCGAACGCCAAGAACGCCGCCGCCCGGAAGAAGGCCATCGCGGCCCTGGCCACCAGCGCGGAGGAGACCGACCGGTGGCTGTTCGCCGAGTTCGCGGGGGAACTTCGCAGCGCCGACGGCTGGACTCACCTGCTCCGCGAGTCGGGACGGTATCCGCTGACCGGGCGGGGTGACATCAACACTTACGCCGTCTTCGCCGAGACGGGGCGGACGCTCCTCGCGCCGAGCGGCCGGGTCGGCATGGTCCTGCCCACCGGTATCGCGACCGACGCGACCACGCAGTTCTTCTTCAAGGACATGGTGACGACGAAGACGCTCGCCTCGCTCTACGACTTCGAGAACGAGGACAAGCTCTTCGCGCACGTCCATCATTCGTTCCGATTCTGCCTGTGGACCGGGTCGGGCCCTCAAGCGCCTCGGCGCCGGATCGACCTGGCGTTCCGGCTCCGCCAGGTCGCGCATCTTGACGAGCGCTCTTTCACCCTCACACCCGAGGACATCACATTGCTCAATCCGAACACCGGAACTTGCCCGGTATTCGACTTCAAGCGCAATGCTGAGATAACTCTGGGAATCTATCGGCGAGTCCCGGTGCTCTGGCGAGAGAATCCCAAGAGCAATCCCTGGGAGCTGTCGTTTATGGCCATGTTGCATATGGCGAACGACTCCGGCCTCTTCCGTCCCAGCGCTGAAGAACGGGAGACGTTGGAAGGGATGCTGGCGGCTGGGTGGCAGCTCGACGGAAACCACCTCGTCAAGGGTGACGAACGCCTCCTTCCTCTATTCGAGGCGAAGATGCTCCACCACTTCGATGACCGCTTCGGAACTTACGAGGGCCAGACCCAGGCGCAGGCCAACGTGGGCACCCTGCCCCGACCTGCTCCTGTGCAGAAGGGCGACCCGGCCTACGTGGTGCAGCCCCGTTACTGGGTGGCCGAGAAGGAGGTTCAGGAGAGACTCTGTCCAGGGAACGTCGTCGAGGGTGATCGTCGTTTCCGTAAGTGGGACAAAGGGTGGCTACTCGGGTGGCGTGACATCTGCCGCAGTTCCGACGAACGTACTTTGATTGATTCTGTTTTTCCTCGTACCGCTACCCCTGACACCACTCTGTTAATGCTTCCCAATCGAGGGTCTGCCGCTTGTCTTTCCGGCAATCTCTCCTCATTTATTCTCGACTATGTAGTTCGACAGAAAAGCAGTGGTACGCACCTGAAGTATTTTACGGTGCGACAGTTGCCTATTCTTAGTCCAGAGGCATATGGCGAGGATTGTCTCTGGGGTCCAGGTGAGCGGCTGCACTTATGGGTTAGGGCGCGGGTGCTGGAGCTTTCCTATACCTCCTATGGCTTGGAGGCGTTCGCCCGCGACAACGGGGACAAGGGTGCCCCTTACAGGTGGGACGAGGAGCGGCGGTTCTGGCTGCGGGCCGAGTTGGATGCGGCCTACTTCCACCTCTATGGGGTGGTCCGCGAGGACGTGGACTACATCATGGACACCTTCCGTGCCTTCCGGAACAAGTCTCCTGACCTGTTCGAGCGCACCAAGAAGGCGATCCTGGAGATCTACGACGCCATGCAGGACGCCATCGACGGGCGGAAGCCGTACCAGACCCCGCTTGACCCGCCCCCCGGCCATGGCCCTCGTCACCCGGAGCGGCGCGCGTGA
- a CDS encoding DUF397 domain-containing protein produces MQQADLSGAHWRKSSLSADGPSCVEVAFVDDAVAVRDTKDREGGTLVFRRDKWTAFVGGIKNGDFDTPS; encoded by the coding sequence ATGCAGCAGGCCGACCTCTCCGGTGCGCACTGGCGCAAAAGCAGCCTCAGCGCTGACGGCCCGAGCTGTGTCGAGGTCGCCTTCGTCGACGACGCCGTCGCCGTCCGCGACACCAAAGACCGCGAGGGCGGCACGCTCGTGTTCCGTCGCGACAAGTGGACGGCTTTCGTCGGCGGCATCAAGAACGGCGACTTCGACACACCCTCCTGA